The following proteins come from a genomic window of Maylandia zebra isolate NMK-2024a linkage group LG22, Mzebra_GT3a, whole genome shotgun sequence:
- the LOC101484963 gene encoding prolyl endopeptidase, whose product MAFKYPVARRDDSKVDDYHGTKISDPYAWLEDPDGAETMAFVEEQNKLTMPYLEQCAIRAQYHQRLTEVYNYPKYSCPYKRGKRYFYFHNKGLQNQDVLYMQDSLDAPATVFFDPNKLSEDGTVALKMGRLSEECEFFAYGLSSSGSDWVTVHFMKADDLSPLPDVLERVKFSCLAWTHDAKGIFYNCYPRQEGKTDGTETTSNMNQKLYYHVIGTNQSEDILVAEFPDHPKWHSAVTISDDGRYAVLSITEGCEPVNQLWYCDLKQLPDGIKGLLPWVKLVDNFEAQYSYVTNEGTVFTFRSNLDAPRYCLINIDIEKPDRQHWTTLIPQHDKDVLGFVSCVNQHHLLVNYVHDVKDILQVYELSTGRLVRDLPLDVGTVAGVSCKKKHSEFFYKFTSFTTPGIIYHCDLSEPNPEPKVFREVEVKGIKNEDIETRQVFYPSKDGTKIPMFLVHAKAIQKDESNPVLLYGYGGFENSIQPYFNVASLLFVKHLGGVLAVANIRGGGEYGLTWHKAGSLANKQNCFDDFQCAAQYLIQEKYTKASLIAINGASNGGLLVAACMIQRPDLFGCVVAEVGVMDMLKFHKFTIGHAWTTDYGCSDDPEQFKWLIKYSPLHNLPHLPYSGPPYPAVLLLTADHDDRVVPLHTLKFCATLQYGVGSSSVQRQPLMVRVDTRSGHGAGKPTAKAILEDTHIMSFIAETLGLKWRE is encoded by the exons ATGGCGTTTAAGTACCCGGTAGCCCGAAGAGACGACAGTAAG GTGGATGATTACCATGGAACTAAAATCAGTGATCCCTATGCATGGCTGGAAGACCCTGATGGTGCAGAAACAATG GCCTTTGTTGAAGAGCAGAATAAACTCACTATGCCATACCTGGAGCAGTGCGCCATCCGGGCACAGTACCATCAGCGGCTGACTGAGGTCTATAATTATCCCAAGTACAGTTGCCCTTACAAAAGGGGGAAGAG ATATTTCTACTTTCACAACAAAGGGCTTCAGAACCAGGATGTGCTGTATATGCAGGACTCTCTTGATGCACCTGCAACTGTATTCTTTGATCCTAATAAGCTTTCTGAAGATGGAACTGTGGCACTGAAAA TGGGGCGACTGTCAGAAGAGTGTGAATTTTTTGCTTATGGTTTGAGTAGCAGTGGCTCAGACTGGGTAACGGTGCATTTCATGAAGGCCGATGACCTCAGCCCACTGCCTGACGTTCTGGAAAGGGTTAAATTCAGCTGCTTGGCCTGGACTCATGATGCAAAGGGCATCTTTTATAACTGTTACCCACgccaggaaggaaaaactgatg GCACTGAGACCACCAGCAACATGAATCAGAAGCTCTACTACCATGTTATTGGCACCAACCAGTCAGAAGACATTCTGGTAGCAGAGTTCCCTGACCATCCCAAGTGGCACAGTGCAGTGACC ATATCAGATGACGGCAGATATGCTGTTTTGTCGATCACTGAAGGCTGTGAGCCTGTCAACCAGCTGTGGTACTGCGACCTAAAGCAGCTCCCCGATGGCATAAAAG GTCTGCTGCCGTGGGTCAAACTTGTGGACAACTTTGAGGCTCAGTACTCTTATGTTACCAATGAGGGAACTGTGTTTACTTTCCGCTCCAACTTGGATGCGCCTCGATACTGTCTCATCAACATAGACATCGAGAAACCAGACAGACAGCACTGGACTACCCTCATACCACAGCATGATAAAGATGTCCTGG GCTTTGTGTCTTGTGTGAACCAGCACCATCTGTTGGTCAACTATGTCCATGATGTGAAGGATATCCTGCAAGTATACGAGTTGTCTACAGGCCGGCTTGTCAGAGACCTGCCACTGGATGTGGGCACTGTGGCCGGAGTGAGCTGCAAGAAGAAACACTCTGAGTTCTTCTACAAGTTTACCTCCTTTACTACACCAG GTATCATTTACCACTGTGACCTGAGTGAGCCAAACCCAGAACCCAAAGTCTTCAGAGAGGTGGAGGTAAAGGGTATCAAAAATGAAGACATTGAGACCAGACAG GTGTTCTATCCAAGTAAAGATGGAACCAAGATCCCTATGTTCTTAGTACATGCTAAGGCCATTCAGAAAGATGAGAGTAATCCTGTTTTACTTTATGGATATGGAGGCTTTGAGAACTCCATACAACCATACTTTAA TGTTGCCTCTCTGCTCTTTGTGAAACACCTCGGAGGCGTGCTAGCAGTGGCTAACATCAGAGGGGGTGGCGAGTATGGCCTCACCTGGCACAAAG CTGGCAGTTTGGCGAACAAGCAGAACTGCTTTGATGACTTCCAGtgtgcagcacagtacctgatCCAGGAGAAGTACACTAAAGCAAGCCTCATTGCTATCAATGGAGCCTCTAATGGAGGGCTGCTAGTGG CGGCATGCATGATTCAACGTCCAGACCTGTTTGGCTGTGTTGTAGCTGAAGTGGGCGTTATGGATATGCTGAAATTCCACAAATTCACCATCGGCCACGCTTGGACAACTGATTACGGCTGTTCTGACGATCCGGAGCAGTTCAAGTGGCTCATCAA GTATTCTCCTCTCCATAATTTGCCGCACCTACCTTACTCAGGCCCTCCTTACCCTGCTGTCCTGCTTCTGACAGCAGATCATGACGACCGTGTGGTACCTTTGCACACACTGAAGTTCTGTGCTACCTTGCAGTATGGGGTTGGCAGCAGCTCTGTGCAGCGTCAGCCTCTGATGGTCAGGGTGGACACCCGTAGTGGGCACGGTGCAGGGAAACCTACTGCCAAGGCCATCTTGGAGGACACGCACATCATGTCCTTTATCGCCGAGACACTAGGCCTTAAATGGAGGGAATGA